TGCGGAACTGTTTGGCGGCGAAGGTGCCGAAGGGACGGACGCCGGAGCGGTAGCGCGGCGCGTAGGTCCAGTTGGTCATCCAAGTGCCGCCGCTACCCCCGTGCACGCAGTGCCCTGCGGTGATCAGCATCTGCTTCGAGCCGCTGTTGAGGGCACTGGCCGAGCAGGCGTAGTTGAGTCCGTTGCTGGGGTTGGTGAAAAACACCTTGCCCACTGCTGCGGATTCGGTGACCAGGGGCCGGACCGTGCCCGGCCGTCCCTCGGCGGGCGGGGTCGATCCCGGCTGCCCGGTGGGTCCGGGCTTGCTCTGGGCGGCGCCCGGCGAAACGGCTGTCCGGTCGAGGGGGATGGCTTTTCTCATCCGCTCCGGCGTCCAGTAGCGGGCCAGCGCGGCGGCGGCGGCCGGCGAGTCGACCGGCGCACCGCCGGCGAGCCGCGGAGTGGGGCTGGCGGTGGTCGCGGCCCCGGCGGGGACGGCGGAGGGTCCGGGCACGGCGGGGTGGGTCCCGCCATTGCGGGTCCCGCCCCGGCCAATGCCAGCATGGCTGCAGTGGCCAGCGGTAGAAGTGCCTGTCTGAGACTGCGCACGAGTGATACTCCCCATGGTCGATTCGGACGCGCATTGCCGCAATTCGCCAGCCAATGCGCGGAGTTGAAGCGACCGTAGGTCTGGCAAGTGCCCCGGTGATAGTCCGAAATAAGTCGCTCCGCTATTCCCTTACCGTGCCGCGCATTTCGGTCAGTCCGGATCCACCGCTTGCTTGCCGAATACTTGTGTGCTGGGTGCCGACGAGTAGGCGGCGCGGGACAGCTCTCTGACCAGCCATTTGCTGACCAGCGGCTGCCCACCGCCATCGGTGAGGGCCCGGTGCGTCAGCCCTTTAAGATCTCTCGTTACGTTCATGCATTAACCTGAACGCCGTCTATTCCAGAACGGCCCGTCGGGTTATGCCTCTTTGGGCCCCGCAACACAAACGTCACCGGCGAGCAACTTGACGGTCACCAATTGATCGTCAGAGAGCCCACCGACCCACCCCTCAGCGCATGTAGAGCGCGTCGATGTCCGCCGCGTACGCGCCCGTGATCGCCCGGCGCTTGAGCTTCATCGTCGGTGTCATCAGACCGTCGTGCAGACTGAACTCGTTCGGCAGGATGCGGAACGCGCGGATGGACTCAGCCCTCGAAACCTGTGTGTTGGCCCGGGAGACGGCCCGTTGGATCTGCGCCCGCAGGTCCTCGTCGTCCGCCATCGCCGACATGTCCGACTGCGGCTTCCCCTTCAGCGCCTGCCAGTGGGCCAGCGCTTCGGGATCCACCGTGATGAGCGCCGCGATGTACGGCTGGTCGTCGCCCACCACCAGGCACTGCGAGATCAGCGGATGGTGGCGCAGCTCCTCTTCCAGGGGCAGCGGGGCCACGCTCTTGCCGCCGCTGGTGATGATGATGTCCTTCTTGCGCCCCGTGATGACGAGGTAGCCCTCGTCGTCGAGGTGGCCCATGTCGCCGGTGGCGAACCATCCGTCCCGCAGCACCGCTTCGGTGGCCTTGGGGTTGTTGAGGTAGCCGGCGAAGACAGTGTCGCCGCTTACCCACACCTCGCTGTCATCCGCGATGTGTACCGCGCAGCCGGGAATGGGCCGGCCCACCGTGCCGAATCTGACGGCTCCCGGTGGCTGAGCCGTGATCGCGCCTGCCGTCTCGGTGAGTCCGTAGCCGTCGTACACGGTGACGCCCGCGCCGGCGAAGAACAGCCCCACCTCCCTTCGGAGCGTCGAGCCGCCGGACACGGCGTTGCGTACCTGACCGCCCAGTACGGCGCGCAACTTGCCGTAGACCAGGCGGTCGTATACGGCATGCAGGACCTTCAGCGACGGGCTCGGACCGTGACCCGAGCCGATGGAGTGCCGTTCCACGGACTCGGCATAGCGCACGGCGACGGCCGCGGCCTTGTCGAAGAGGCTCACGTGGCCCGCCTCCTCGGCGGTGCGGCGAGCCTTGTGGAAGATCTTCTCGAAGATGTACGGGACGGCGAAGAGGAACGTCGGCCGGAACGACGCCAGGGCGGGGAGCAGCGTCTCGGGCGTCAGATCGGGCTGGTGGCCGAGACGGACGCCGCCGCGCAGGCAGGCCAGCACGACCATCAGCCCGTAAATGTGGGCCACGGGCAGGAAGTTGAGGATCGACGGCTGCACACCGGGCTCGGCGATGATCCCGCCCCAGCCCTCGAGCAGGATGTCGCATTCGGCGGCCAGGTTGGCGTGGGTGATGAGGCAGCCCTTGGGTGTTCCCGTGGTGCCGGAGGTGTAGCCGATCGCGGCGATCTGGTCGGGCAGCACGGCGGCGCGGTGACGGTGGATCAGTTCGTCGTCCACGCCGAGGCCCTGGTTGATCAGGGACGCCACACAGTCCAGGTCCATCTGCCAGATCGCGAACAGCCGGGTCTCCGCGTCGGAGGCCGCCGCCACGGTCATCGCATGGTGCTCGTGCTCGACCACGATGGCCCGGACCTGGGCGTCGTACAGGATCCAGCGCACCTGCTCGATGGACGAGGTGGGGTAGACCGGAACGACCTCGGCGCCGACCGACCACAGGGCGTACGCCAGAACCGTCCACTCGTAGCGCGTACGGGACATCAGCGCGACCCGGTCGCCGAACCGGATGCCATTGGCGAGGAACCCCTTGGCCACGGCGATGACCTGGTCCCGGAACAGCTCCGCACTCACCGGCTCCCAGTCGTCCGGCCGAGTACCCGTCCGGCGGGAGAGCTGCACCAGGGAGGGATCGCGATCGGCCGTCTCGTACACCGAGTCGGCGAGTCCTCCCGACCACGGAGGTCCGGCACGGAACGGAGGACCGTTTCCTTGCATATGGCCTCTCCCTTCCCCGTGTTGGGGGCGCCACGCTGTGTGCAACTCAGGGTGCGAAAGGTACATGCAGGGAGCAGTTGCTGCCTAGTTTTCGGACACATCCGAGGTCAGGCGGTACGTGCCGCCCACGGCGCCGAGGCAACAGTCGTGCCGTATACGCGCGGTGGCGTACGTACGGTTCGTGTACCCACTGGCGTGTGCCGGGTGCGAGTAGGGCCCATGCCGCCAGCGGCGGGTCGGCGTGTGGTGCCCGTACACCGACCCCCTGTACGGGTTCACGCTCTGGACAGTACGAGTAACCCCACGTGACGGTGGAGTCGTTGTACCTGTGCAAGGAGTGCGACAAGCGCGACAAGGGGGTCGCCGCCCATGGCGAGCATCAGCAGTGCACCCGAACAGTCCGACAGCCTCAAGGCGTTCGGGGCGGCATTGAAAGTCTTCCGGGAACGGGCCTTACTGACGCAGGAGCAGCTCGCCGAGCGGTTGAACTACTCGATCGCTTCGGTCGCCTCGATCGAGCAGGGCCGGCGGATGCCGACCGCCCACTTCATCGAGAGGGCCGAGGAGTCCCTGGACTCGTTCGGAGTGCTACGGGCGGTGGCCCGGCATGTGTCGCGTCGGCCGGGCCTGGCCGCCTGGTTCCGGTTGTGGGCGCAGCTGGAGGCGACCGCGGTCAGCCTGTGCACGTACGAGTGCCGGGTGGTGCCCGGACTGCTGCAGACCGAGGCGTACGCACGGGCCGTGATGCTCAACGTCCCCCCGCCGCCCACCGAGGAGGAGCTGGAGGAACGGATCACCGCGCGCATGGAGCGGCAGGAGCTGCTGACCCGCAGGCCGCCGATCGTGTTCAGCTTCATCGTCGACGAGTCGGTGCTGCTGCGGCACACCGGTGGCGAGGAGGTCACGCGGGAGCTCCTCGACCACCTCATCTCCCGCGCCGAGTTGTGGAACGTCGAGCTGCAGATCATGCCGCTGCGGCAGCCGCACCACGCCGGTTCGGACGGCCCGATGCAGCTTCTGGAGACTCCGGACAACAGGTGGCTGGGCTACTCGGAGGGGCAGCAGACGGGACAGCTGATCACTGGTCCGAAAGACGTCAGCCTGATGCAGATGCGCTATGCCAAGATGCGCTCACAGGCCCTGTCCCCGGCGGACTCGGCGGAGCTGTTGAAGCGGATGCGAGGAGCGCTATGAGCACCACCGACGAGCTGAACTGGTTCAAGAGCAGCTACAGCGGTTCGCAGGGTGACAGTTGCGTGGAGGTCGCGTGCCGACCCGACGTCGTCCATGTCCGTGACTCCAAGGAGAAGGACGGGCCGCGCTTCTCCGTATCGCAGGCGGCTTGGGCGGATTTCATCGGATACGCCGCCCTTTGATCTGCCCGAGCGGCTCGCGGCTCGCATGGTGAGAGGCTCGGGGCCCACACCGTGCGAGCCGAATTAGGGAGTTGCCCCGAACCCGGGCTGCCCGTCGCCAGTAGCAGTGTGGCGATGCGCTCGACGAAGGCGATCCGTTCAAGCCCGCTGATGGTCCCTGACCCGCCACAGCCACCTGATGTCGCGTCCGAAGGACCACATCAGGAGCATCAGCGCCGACAGGACCGTCGCGAACGCCGACAGCAGCGGAAGTATCCCCGCCCCCGCCACGAGCAGCACGATCCCCTGCAGCGCGGCCACCGTCTTACGTGCCGTGCTCGGCGGCAGGGCTCCGTTCAGCCACGGCAGTACCCGGGCCGCCGCGACGAAGGCGTACCGCATGGCGCCTATCAACAGCACCCAAGGGCCAAGCGACATGGCGACGTAAACGCTGAGCACCAATATGAGGAAGGCGTCGACCTCCATGTCGAAGCGTGCCCCCAGCGCGGACGATGTGCCGGTGCGCCGGGCGACCTTGCCGTCGACCGCGTCGAGTATCAGCGCGACCGAGGTGAGCGCCACCAGGACCGTGACCGGTGGCGGGCTCTCGAAGGAGTCCGCGACCAGCGCGGTCACACCTCCGACGAGCGTCGCGCGGGCCAGGGTGACGCGGTTGGCCGCTCCGAAGGGCTGCAGCCATGACCGGCGCAGGGCGCGTGTCAGCACCGCCCAGGTGGCGACCCCGAAGGCCAGACCCGTCAGCCAGCCCGCGGGCCCCAGACCGATCGCCGTGCCGAGCAGGGCCAGCAGGAGGAGCTGCGCGCCCGCTCCCGCGGTCGTCTCGTGCCGCAGCAGCCTCATGTCGTACGTGTTGTTCAGGGCCACCCTTGCCCCTTCCGGCTGCGTGACAGAGTCCATGGTGCCGCGTACCGTGGCCGCGGCTTCTTGAAGATCAGTACGTCAAACGTCGCCCGAATGTTCAGGAGTACGCAGATGAAGCGCGTGGCACGGGCCTTCTGGCTCCGCTCTCCCGGCCACGGGGAGATCCGGGACCTCTCGCTGCCGGAGCCCGCCGACGACGAGGTGCTCGTGCGCACGCTCTGTTCCGGTGTGAGCCGTGGAACGGAGACCCTCGTCTTCCGCGGCGGCGTACCGGAGAGCCAACACGGCGCGATGCGGGCGCCGTTCCAGGACGGCGACTTTCCCGGGCCGGTCAAGTACGGCTACCTCAACGTCGGCCTTGTCGAGGAAGGGCCACGACACCTGGTCGGCCGTACGGTCTTCTGCCTCTACCCGCACCAGACCCGGTACGTCGTCCCGGCGAGCGCCGTGACCCCCGTGCCGGACACCGTGCCCGCCGCGCGGGCCGTGCTGGCAGGAACGGTGGAGACTGCCGTGAACGCCGTGTGGGACGCCGCACCACAGCTCGGCGACCGCATCGCCGTCGTCGGAGCGGGCATGGTCGGCGCCTGCGTCGCCGCTGTCCTCGCCAGGTTCCCCGCCGTCCGGGTCCAACTGGTCGACATGGACCCCGGGCGCGCCGCCGTCGCGAGGGCACTCGGCGTCGACTTCGCGCTCCCCGAGGACGCCGCGGGCGACTGCGATCTCGTCGTCCACGCCAGCGCCACCGAGGACGGACTCGCCCGCTCACTGGAACTTCTTGCCCCGGAGGGGACGGTTCTCGAACTGAGCTGGTACGGCGACCGGCGGATCAGCCTGCCGCTGGGGGAGGCCTTCCACTCCCGCCGCCTGGTCCTGCGCAGCAGCCAAGTGGGGATGGTGTCCCCCTCGCGGCGCTCCAGCCGGACCTTCGCCGACCGTCTCGCGCTCGCGCTCGACCTGCTCGCCGACCCCGCTTTCGACGCGCTGATCACCGGCGAATGCGCCTTCGACGAGCTGCCCGAGGTCCTGCCACGGCTCGCCTCCGGGGAGCTCCCGGGCCTCTGCCACCGCGTGCTGTACGAAACAGCTGCTGATCCGGCCTGAACAAGGAGGTCAGGTCGGCCGTACTACAGGTCAGATGTACCGCCATACCTGGAGGGTCGTTCGTTGTTCAGCATCACCGTCCGTGATCACCTCATGATCGCCCACAGCTTCCGCGGCGAGGTCTTCGGGCCCGCGCAGCGCCTGCACGGAGCGACCTTTCTCGTGGACGCCACGTTCCGCCGCCCCGAGCTGGACGACGACAACATCGTCGTCGACATCGGTCTGGCCACCCAGGAACTCAACGCGGTGGTCGCCGCGCTGAACTACCGCAATCTCGACGACGAACCCGACTTCGCCGGCATCAACACCAGTACGGAATTCGTGGCCAAGGTGATCGCCGACCGCCTCGCCGACCGGGTGCACGCGGGGGCACTGGGCGAGGGCGCACGCGGCCTGACCGGCATCACGGTCACCCTGCACGAGTCCCACATCGCCTGGGCGAGTTACGAGCGCGGCCTATGAACCGTGCCCACGCCCGTGCGGTGCACTTCGTGATGCCCGGTGGCGTCGACGACGCGGCCGCACCCAGCGGCGGCAACGTCTATGACCGGCGGGTGTGCCAGGACCTGCCCGGTGTCGGCTGGCACGTTCACGAACACGCCGTCGCGGGCACCTGGCCGCGGCCCGGAGCGGCCGCCCGCGCCGAACTGTCCCGCGTCCTGGCGGAGGCGGAGGACGGCGGTGTCGTCCTTCTCGACGGACTCGTCGCCTGCGCCGTTCCCGACATCGTCGCCCGGGAAGCCCAACGGCTGCGCCTGGCCGTCCTCGTACACCTGCCGCTCGGCGACGAGACAGGACTTGCGCCCGCCCGGGCGGCCGACCTGGACGCCCTGGAGCGCGAAACTCTGCGCGCCGTACCGGCGGTCGTGGCGACCAGCGACTGGGCGGCCCGCAGGCTCGTGGCCCACCACGGGCTCGCCTCCGGCCGGGTCCATGTCGCCGCCCCCGGTGCCGACATCGCGCCGTCGGCACCCGGCACCGACGGAGCCTCGCGGCTGCTGTGCGTCGCCTCCGTGACCCCGCGCAAGGGGCAGTACCGGCTGGTGAAGGCACTTGCGGCCGTCGCCGACCTGCCCTGGACCTGCGTCTGCGTCGGCGGCCTCGACCAGGACCCCGGCTACGTCGCCGGTCTCAGAGAGCTGATCGAGGAAGCCAGCCTGGGCGACCGGGTCCACCTCGTCGGACCACGGGCCGGTGCGGAGCTGGCGGCCGCCTACGCCGCCGCCGACCTCATGGTGCTCACCTCGTACGCCGAGACGTACGGCATGGCCGTGACCGAGGCCCTCGCCCATGGCATTCCCGTACTGGCGACAGCCGTCGGCGGACTCCCGGAGGCTCTCGGGCGCGCGCCCGACGGCAGCGTGCCGGGCCTGCTCGTACCGTCGGAGGACCCGGCGGCACTCCCCACGGCACTGCGTCGCTGGTTCCGCGAGCCCGCACTGCGCCACCGGCTGAAGGAGGCCGCACGCGAGCGGCGCACCGCGCTGGACGGGTGGGGGACGACTGCACGGAATCTGGCCGGTGCGTTGGAGCACCTCCGAAGCGAACCCCGGAGGGCCGCATGAACACGACCGAAGTGCCTCATTACGCCCCCGAGTGGCTGGAGCTGCGGGAGGGTGCCGACGCGGCCGCCCGCGCCCCCGGACTCCTCGGGCCGCTCCAGCACTGGCTGGCCGGCCGGGAGCGCCCCGGCCCGCGGCTGGTGATCCACGATCTCGGCTGCGGCACCGGCTCCATGGGACGCTGGCTCGCACCCCGGCTGAACGGCCCGCAGCACTGGATCCTGCACGACCGCGATCCCGCTCTGCTCGACCTGGCAGCCGTGCGCACACCCCGTGCGGCGGGCGACGGCAGCCGCGTGACGGTCGCGACCCGGCGCGGTGACATCGCGCGTCTGACCGCGAAGACTCTGGCCGGCGCCTCGCTGTTGACGGCCTCCGCACTGCTGGACGTGCTCACCCGGGAGGAAGTGGACGGGCTCGCGGCGGCCTGCGAGGGGGCCGGCTGCCCCGCCCTGCTGGCGCTCTCCGTGGTGGGACGGGTCGAGCTGACACCGGCCGAACCGATGGATGCCGAGATCGTGTACGCGTTCAACGCCCACCAGCGCCGCAGCGGTCTGCTCGGACCCGATGCGGTCACCGTGGCCACCGGGGCCTTCGCACGGCACGGGGCGACAGTACGCACCGACGCCAGCACGTGGCGGCTCGGCCCCGATGAGTCGGCTCTGACGGTGGAGTGGCTGCGGGGCTGGGTCGGCGCGGCCTGCGAGCACCGCCCGGCCCTGGCGCGGCGCGCCGACACGTATCTGCTGCGCCGTCTGGCGCAGTGCGCGGCGGGCGAGTTGCGGGTGGTGGTGCACCACAGCGATCTGCTGGCACTGCCCCGGCAGACGGGCGGGCCCTCGTGGGCGGGCGGGCCCTCGTCGACGGGCGGGACATCATGAGCGGGCGGACGAGGGCCCGAATAGGCACGATCGCCGGAGTGGGCATCCTCGCCGTGCTGGTGTGGCGTCTTGGCACCGGAGCCTTCCTGGACGGGCTGCGCAGAATAGACGGTCCCACGCTCCTGGCCGCGCTCGGACTCGGCCTGCTCACCACGGTGTTCAGCGCCTGGCGCTGGCGCATCGTGGCCAGTGGCCTCGGCATCCGGCTGCCGCTGGGGTCGGCCGTCGCCGACTACTACCGCGCCCTGTTCCTGAACGCGGCGCTGCCCGGCGGCGTACTCGGCGATGTGCACCGCGCGGTACGGCACGGACAGAGCACCGGCGACATCGGCCGAGGCGTCCGTGCCGTCGTCCTCGAACGGGCCGCGGGCCAGCTCGTCCTGATCGCGGTCGGCGTGACGGTCCTGATCGCCGGGCCGACCCCTGCCCTGGCAGGGATCCGCCCTCTTGCCACGTCGCCGGTGATCGCGCTGACCGTCGCCGTGACCGGCGCCCTGATGATCGCGGCGGCCGTGAGGCTCGGCAGGAAGCCCGACGCCTCGCGATGGCGCCGGGCTGTACGCTCCGCGCTGGCCGAGACGCGCCTCGGACTGCTCTCACGCAGTAGCTGGCCGGGAGTTGTCCTCTCCTCCGTCGTGGTGCTGGCGGGACACCTCGGCACCTTCCTTCTCGCCGCCCGTGCCGCGGGCGCAACGGCGCCGACCGCCGAGCTCGTGCCCCTGATGGTGCTGGCGCTGCTCGCCATGGCGCTGCCCCTGAACGTCGGCGGCTGGGGCCCCAGGGAAGGTGTCACCGCCTGGGCCTTCGGCGCGGCCGGCCTGGGCGCCGCCCAGGGCCTGACCGTCGCCGTGGTCTACGGAGTGCTCACCTTCGCCGCGAGCCTGCCCGGCGCGGGTGTGCTCGCCGGTCAGTGGCTCGTCGGACAGAACCTAAGGCGTCCGCAACTCAAGCTCGAAGAGCGTGTCGTCGCCGAGGGCGGCGCGTCGCACCGGCGGGCGCAGCGCGTCCCGCATCACCGGCTGTCCGGGGAATCGGAGCCCGGGGATTCCGTCGCCGAGCAGGACCGGCGCCACGGTGACGTACAGCCGGTGCAGCGCACCCTCTTGCAGGAACCGCGACACGGTGACACCGCCGCCCTCGATCAGCACTCGGCCCAGGCCGCGCCGCGCCAGCGCCTGCACCAGGCGGCCCGGGGCGAAGTCGTCGCCGTCCGGGAGTACCAGCACATCGACGCCGTCGGGCACGGCCTTGCCACGCTCGCCGCCGGCGCCCACCACCCACAGAGTCGGGGCTGAACCATCGGTGAACACCTGACGCCCCAGCGGCACGCGGCCCTTCGGATCGAGGACGACGCGCACCGGGTTGTCCCCAGGACAGGCCCGCACCGTCAACCGGGGGTCGTCCGCGACGGCGGTCCCGGCGCCGACGACGACCGCGTCGGCGAGCGCCCGCAGGCGGTGCAGATGGAGACGGTCCTCCTCGCCGGTGACAAAGTCGGAGTCGCCGGTACGCGTCGCGATGAAGCCGTCCAGGCTCTGCCCGAGTTGGGCGAAGGTGAGGTGAGGACCGGCCAGGCACAGCGGCAGATAGCGGTCGGCGAGCAGCTGTGCCTCGGGCGAGGCAGCCTCGCTCCAGTGCCGTGGCCCGCCTGCGCCCGGGACCAGTCCGGCGGCTTCGGCGTCCGCCTCGGACCGGATGCCGCGCAGCCGTTCCCAGGCCTTCGCCGCGTCAAGTACCGCGTTGCGGCCGGTCATCGGGTCTCCCGGGAGGTGAGCAGTGAGACGTACTCACCGAAGGAATCGGCAAGCGAGGCGAGCAGTTGTTTTCCCTTCTCGGCTGACGCCATGGAAGGGCGGCCGATCACACCGGACTCCGTGTACGCCGACATACCGAGAGTGAGCAGATGCTTACGCTCGTCGGCAAGGAAGTCGGACGTTTCATAACCGGGACGGACAAGTTCGGGGTGGGCATGCAGAAGGATGGATGTCTCCACTTCCCCCGCGTGCATATCGCTGTGCGAGGGTGTCTGTACGCCTGCCCGCGTCCGAGCTGTGTCCCAGTCCGCCGGGCCCGGGAAAAGCGCCATGGGCATCTCGCTGCCGACGGATTCCTGAACCACATTGCGCAGTACGTAATTTCCCCCGTGCCCATTGACAAGAATCAGGGCACGCACCCCGGACCGTCGCAGCGAGTCGGCGATGTCCCGTACGACCAAGTGGAGGGTCGCGGCGGAAATGCTGACGGTTCCTGGCCAGGCCGCGTGCTCGTGGGAGCAGGAGATCGTCACCGGCGGAAGCAGGTTGACCGGGTGGGCGGCGGCTGCCTCCCCGGCGATCGTGCAGGCGATGACCGTGTCGGTCACCAAGGGAAGGAACGCTCCGTGCTGCTCGAAGCTGCCGACGGGAAGGACGGCGACCGCGGCCCGCCGGGCCCTCACGTCCTGTGTCGAGTCCCAGGGCAACAGGCCCGGTGCCTGTGCCGTTTCCGAACCGCTCATGTCTTTCCGGCCTTTCGTCGTCCGCTCCGTGCACCCACGGTCGAACGTGATGAATCGGACAGCCAGTTGATGTCCAAGTGAAGTTCCTCAACCATTTTCGCTCACGCTTCCGTGAGCCTGCCATATAGGATCGGGTCATGACAGAAAGTGATGGTGCGTTCGGCGGTCGTGTTCGTCCATCAGGTGTCGAACGAGTGGTGGATGTGCGGTTGTCCACCATGCACGGCGAATTTCTCGCTATCGGCTACCTGGACCGCGAAAGCGCCGATGAGCAAATGGTGCTTGTGTACGGCGATGTCGAGAGAGAAGGAGCTCTCACGCGTGTGCATTCGGAGTGTCTGACCGGAGATGTCTTCGGGTCCAAACACTGTGAATGCGGCGATCAGCTCGCCGCCGCGCTGGATGCCATCGTGCGGGAAGGGCACGGCATCCTCGTCTATCTCAGGGGCCATGAGGGGCGCGGGATCGGGCTGTTGGCCAAGCTCCGGGCGATGAAGCTCCAGGCGGAGGGGATGGACACGGTCGAGGCGAATCTCGCCCTCGGGTTCCCCGCCGACGCCCGCGACTACAAGGTGGCGGCGGACATTCTGCACGACCTCGACGTCCCGTCCGTACGGCTGCTGTCGAACAATCCGCTCAAGCGCGAGGCGCTGCTGCGGCACGGCATCAAGGTCACCGAACAGGTGCCGCTGCTGATCGCGCCGCGCGAGGAGAACCTCTCCTATCTGTGGACCAAGCGGGAACGCCTCGACCACTACCTGCCACACCTGGACGGCGCCGTCGAATAGGCCTCACGGGTTGACCGTCATGTCCTCTGCGGTCACGCCATCTGACGGCGCACCAGTTCGTGCAGCTGACCACCTGGATGAGCGAGCAGGTCCGCCGGCGCGCCCTGCTCCACGACCCGGCCGTCCGACATGACGATCACGCGGTCGGCGTCCATCACCGTGGTCAGCCGGTGCGCGATCACCACGCGGCTGGCGCTCAGCCGGCGGGTGGACTCGATCACGATGCGCTGGGTCTCGTTGTCCAGCGCGCTCGTGGCCTCGTCGAAGAAGAGGATGCGCGGGCGGCGGATGAGCGCCTGGGCGATCATCAGGCGCTGCCGCTGGCCGCCCGAGATCGCGCCGCCGCCCGCGATCATGGTGTGCAGGCCCATCGGCATGCGCTTGATGTCCTCGGCCAGGCCCGCCATTTCGGCCGCCTCCCAGGCCTCTTCCTGGGTGAAGGCCTCGGCGCCGCAGATGCAGTCCAGGATCGATCCGGTGAGCGGCTGTGCGTTCTGCAGGACGACACCGCACTGGCGCCGCACCGCCGCCTGGTCCAGGGCGGCCAGGTCCTGGCCGTCGTACAGCACGCTGCCCGAGGCCGGTTTGTCGAAGCCGATGAGGAGCCGCAGCAGCGTCGACTTTCCGCAGCCGCTGGGGCCGACGATCGCCACGAACTCGCCCGGCCTCACCTGGAGGGACACATCGTCGAGGACCAGCGGGCCGTCGTCGGTATAGCGGAAGGAGAGCTTCCTGGCCTCGATCCCGCCGGACAGGACGCCGGGCTGTGCGCTGGCGCCGCGGACCTCCGGTGCCTCGTCCAGGACCGGCTTGATCTGCTCGAACATGGGCAGTGCCGCGGCGACCGAGACGAGTGCCCCGGAGAGCTGGGTGACCGAGGTCAGCAGCATGGTCACGGAGGTGTTGAAGGTGAGGAACTCACCCGCCGACATGCTGCCGCGGGCAGGTCCGGCCAGCAGCATGAACATCGTGAGCGTGCAGAGCGGCAGATAGACCGCGTCGAGGACCGTGGTCAGGTTCCTGACCCGGCCCGCCCGCTGCTGCAGTTCACGCGAGCGCGCGAACTCGCGCGCCCAGGCCGCGTACGCGAAGCTCTCCGCCGCGGCGACGCGCAGCTTGGGCAGTCCGCGCAGGGTCTGGAACGCCTGGTTGTTGAGCTTGTTGCCGAGCTCGACCAGTTGCCGCTGCCACCGCAGCTGCCACAGGCCCATCCCGAGGAAGACGGCCCCGATGACGAGCAGCATGCCGATCGCGGCCAGCGCCAGCGGCACGCTGTACCAGAGCAGCAGTGCGAGGTTCATGGCACCGACCGTGCTCGCCTGTACGGCCACCGGACCCATGCCGGACAGCAGCCGGCGGATGGAGCTGATGCCCATCGCCGCACTGGCCAGCTCTCCGGTGGAGCGCTCGGTGAAGAACTTCGTCGGCAGCCGCAGCAGCCGGTCCCACACGGCCGGTTGCAGCGCGCTCTCGATACGCCCCTCCATCCGCAGAACGGTGAGATTCTGCAGCAGCATGAAGGCGGCGGTGACGATGCCGGCGATCATGACGGCCAGCGAGACCTGGACGATGAGGCTCGTCTCGGCCGTCGGCACATAGACACCGAGCACCTGCCCGGTCGCGATCGGCACCAGCGCACCGAGACCGACCGTCACCAGAATGCCGAGGGCCAGGTTCCGTACGTCGCTCCTGGTGCCGCGCATGCTGAAGCGCAGCAGCCGCCACATGGTCATCGGCCGTTCCGGCAGCGGACGGTAGAACATCACGGCGCGCGGCTCGATATCCTCGGCAACGTCCTTGCCGATGCGCCTGCGCAGACCCGATGCCGGGTTCACCGCCTCGTACCGGCCACGGCGCCACAGCAGCGCGACCGGCGCTCCGGACCTGGCCCAATGGCCCACCAGCGGACCGGAGTTCGTACGCCACCAGCGGTCGTCGAGTCTGACCG
The Streptomyces lunaelactis genome window above contains:
- a CDS encoding RibD family protein; translated protein: MTGRNAVLDAAKAWERLRGIRSEADAEAAGLVPGAGGPRHWSEAASPEAQLLADRYLPLCLAGPHLTFAQLGQSLDGFIATRTGDSDFVTGEEDRLHLHRLRALADAVVVGAGTAVADDPRLTVRACPGDNPVRVVLDPKGRVPLGRQVFTDGSAPTLWVVGAGGERGKAVPDGVDVLVLPDGDDFAPGRLVQALARRGLGRVLIEGGGVTVSRFLQEGALHRLYVTVAPVLLGDGIPGLRFPGQPVMRDALRPPVRRAALGDDTLFELELRTP
- the ribA gene encoding GTP cyclohydrolase II; translation: MTESDGAFGGRVRPSGVERVVDVRLSTMHGEFLAIGYLDRESADEQMVLVYGDVEREGALTRVHSECLTGDVFGSKHCECGDQLAAALDAIVREGHGILVYLRGHEGRGIGLLAKLRAMKLQAEGMDTVEANLALGFPADARDYKVAADILHDLDVPSVRLLSNNPLKREALLRHGIKVTEQVPLLIAPREENLSYLWTKRERLDHYLPHLDGAVE
- a CDS encoding creatininase family protein; this translates as MSGSETAQAPGLLPWDSTQDVRARRAAVAVLPVGSFEQHGAFLPLVTDTVIACTIAGEAAAAHPVNLLPPVTISCSHEHAAWPGTVSISAATLHLVVRDIADSLRRSGVRALILVNGHGGNYVLRNVVQESVGSEMPMALFPGPADWDTARTRAGVQTPSHSDMHAGEVETSILLHAHPELVRPGYETSDFLADERKHLLTLGMSAYTESGVIGRPSMASAEKGKQLLASLADSFGEYVSLLTSRETR
- a CDS encoding 6-pyruvoyl trahydropterin synthase family protein; this translates as MFSITVRDHLMIAHSFRGEVFGPAQRLHGATFLVDATFRRPELDDDNIVVDIGLATQELNAVVAALNYRNLDDEPDFAGINTSTEFVAKVIADRLADRVHAGALGEGARGLTGITVTLHESHIAWASYERGL
- a CDS encoding class I SAM-dependent methyltransferase, translated to MNTTEVPHYAPEWLELREGADAAARAPGLLGPLQHWLAGRERPGPRLVIHDLGCGTGSMGRWLAPRLNGPQHWILHDRDPALLDLAAVRTPRAAGDGSRVTVATRRGDIARLTAKTLAGASLLTASALLDVLTREEVDGLAAACEGAGCPALLALSVVGRVELTPAEPMDAEIVYAFNAHQRRSGLLGPDAVTVATGAFARHGATVRTDASTWRLGPDESALTVEWLRGWVGAACEHRPALARRADTYLLRRLAQCAAGELRVVVHHSDLLALPRQTGGPSWAGGPSSTGGTS
- a CDS encoding glycosyltransferase family 4 protein is translated as MNRAHARAVHFVMPGGVDDAAAPSGGNVYDRRVCQDLPGVGWHVHEHAVAGTWPRPGAAARAELSRVLAEAEDGGVVLLDGLVACAVPDIVAREAQRLRLAVLVHLPLGDETGLAPARAADLDALERETLRAVPAVVATSDWAARRLVAHHGLASGRVHVAAPGADIAPSAPGTDGASRLLCVASVTPRKGQYRLVKALAAVADLPWTCVCVGGLDQDPGYVAGLRELIEEASLGDRVHLVGPRAGAELAAAYAAADLMVLTSYAETYGMAVTEALAHGIPVLATAVGGLPEALGRAPDGSVPGLLVPSEDPAALPTALRRWFREPALRHRLKEAARERRTALDGWGTTARNLAGALEHLRSEPRRAA